One Alicyclobacillus acidoterrestris DNA window includes the following coding sequences:
- a CDS encoding TetR/AcrR family transcriptional regulator — MSSDLRQRVIDAAKESFSRFGYRATTMDLVARLAGVGKGTIYTFFESKELLLHHILNLLGIELRMSLENSVQRNDPLFVNLERGLTEILRFRQEQEIIVKLSQEVQINGTLEVKKGLQEIEDEMIGYLSKEIAKGVENGEVLPCNPELIAFLMYKTVTSLLVDWEQRHNRLEDSEIALVFRRLFVVGFEVNRNP; from the coding sequence ATGTCATCAGATTTACGACAAAGAGTCATTGACGCAGCTAAAGAATCGTTCTCACGATTTGGATACAGGGCAACCACGATGGATCTCGTCGCGCGGTTAGCTGGCGTCGGAAAAGGTACCATATACACATTTTTTGAAAGTAAGGAACTGTTGCTCCATCACATCTTGAATTTATTGGGCATCGAGCTACGAATGTCACTCGAAAACTCGGTTCAACGAAACGACCCACTTTTTGTGAACCTTGAACGTGGGCTAACCGAAATACTGCGGTTTCGCCAAGAACAAGAGATCATTGTAAAACTGTCGCAAGAAGTACAAATCAATGGAACATTAGAGGTTAAGAAAGGCCTACAAGAAATTGAAGATGAGATGATTGGCTATCTTTCGAAAGAGATTGCCAAAGGTGTAGAAAATGGCGAAGTCCTTCCGTGCAACCCTGAGCTCATCGCATTTCTGATGTACAAAACGGTCACTTCTCTATTAGTTGATTGGGAGCAACGGCATAATCGATTAGAAGACTCAGAGATTGCGCTGGTTTTTCGTCGCCTTTTTGTAGTGGGATTTGAAGTAAACAGAAACCCCTAA
- a CDS encoding ATPase domain-containing protein — protein MTDFIASPTRTGVTGLDNVLCGGIPQASTVILEGTPGTGKTTLAFQFLVDGAVSHGEAGIYVTFEELPSELYANMNQFGWNLRQLERNNQLRVLCLSPETMMEQMMEPDGIFNPS, from the coding sequence ATGACCGATTTTATAGCCTCTCCGACACGGACCGGAGTCACTGGTCTTGATAACGTTTTATGCGGTGGAATTCCTCAAGCATCGACGGTCATACTTGAAGGGACTCCGGGTACTGGAAAGACGACTTTGGCCTTTCAGTTTTTGGTCGATGGGGCAGTGTCACACGGTGAAGCTGGCATCTACGTGACGTTCGAGGAGTTGCCCTCAGAGTTGTATGCCAATATGAATCAGTTTGGCTGGAATCTGCGACAACTCGAGCGAAACAACCAGTTGCGCGTACTGTGTTTATCACCTGAGACCATGATGGAACAGATGATGGAGCCGGATGGGATTTTCAATCCATCGTAG